Below is a window of uncultured Flavobacterium sp. DNA.
GGTGCCGGAGGTAAATTTGACAAAGATTCTTATAAAGTTTCAGGAGGTTTACACGGTGTTGGGGTTTCAGTTGTAAATGCACTTTCTGTTCACATGAAATCTACTGTTTTCAGAGACGGTAAAATCTACGAACAAGAATACGAAAGAGGAAAATCATTATATCCGGTTAAACAAATTGGAGAAACAGAGAAAAGAGGTACACGTCAGACTTTTTATCCGGATGATACTATCTTTACTCAAACAACAGAGTTTTCTTATGATACTTTATCAGCTCGTATGCGTGAGCTTTCTTTCTTAAACAAAGGAATCACAATTACATTTACTGATAAAAGAGAAGTAGATGACAAAGGTGAATTCAAAGTTGAAGTATTTCACTCTGATGAAGGTCTTAAAGAATATATCCGTTATTTAGATGGTAACCGTGAGCCAATTATTTCTCACGTAATCAGCATGGATAACGAAAAAGGTGAAATTCCGGTTGAGGTTGCCTTGATTTATAATACAAGTTATACAGAGAATATTTTCTCTTATGTAAATAATATTAATACACACGAAGGAGGAACGCATTTACAAGGTTTTAGAAGTGGTTTAACAAGAACCCTTAAAAAATACGCAGATGCATCCGGAATGTTGGATAAATTGAAATTCGAAATTGCGGGAGATGACTTCCGTGAAGGATTAACAGCAATTATTTCGGTAAAAGTTGCAGAACCACAATTCGAAGGACAAACTAAAACAAAATTAGGAAACAGAGAAGTAGTTTCTCCGGTTTCTCAAGCTGTTGGAGAAATGTTAGAGAATTATTTGGAAGAAAATCCAAATGACGCACGTATCATTATCCAGAAAGTAATTTTGGCTGCTCAGGCACGTCACGCTGCTAAAAAAGCACGTGAAATGGTACAACGTAAAACCGTTATGGGCGGTGGTGGATTGCCAGGAAAACTCTCAGATTGTTCTGAGCAGGATCCTGCAAGATGTGAGGTTTACCTTGTCGAGGGAGATTCGGCTGGTGGAACAGCAAAACAAGGTCGTGATCGTAACTTTCAGGCGATTTTGCCATTACGTGGTAAGATTTTGAATGTTGAGAAAGCGATGCACCATAAAGTATTCGAAAACGAAGAGATTCGTAACATCTTTACCGCTTTAGGAGTTACTGTTGGAACTGCAGAAGACAGTAAAGCGTTAAATCTTGAAAAACTTAGATATCATAAAGTAATCATCATGTGTGATGCCGATGTCGATGGTAGTCACATTTCTACCTTAATATTAACTTTCTTCTTCCGTTTTATGAAAGAATTAATTGAAGAAGGTCACGTTTATATCGCAGCGCCACCTTTATATTTAGTTAAAAAAGGAAATAAAAAAGAATATGCATGGAACGATGTTCAGCGTGATCAGGCAAACGAAAGAATGGGAGGAAGTGCTGCTATTCAACGTTATAAAGGTCTTGGAGAGATGAACGCGGAGCAATTATGGGAAACTACAATGGATCCAAACTTCAGAACTTTACGTCAGGTAACTATTGATAGTTTGGCTGAAGCCGATAGAGTTTTCTCAATGTTAATGGGAGATGAGGTGCCACCACGTAGAGAATTTATCGAGAAAAATGCAGTTTACGCAAATATCGATGCATAATAAATTTTAATGCTACAATTCGTTTAATTGTTTAAATTTACTAAACAATTAAACGAATTGCTGATTTATAAAATAAACGAATTAATAACCGATAAAGTAAAAAATATGAAAGTTACTATTGTGGGAGCAGGAAATGTTGGAGCTACATGTGCAGATGTTATTTCTTATAGAGGAATTGCAAGCGAAGTAGTATTGTTGGATATTAAAGAAGGTTTTGCCGAAGGGAAAGCGTTGGATATTATGCAATGTGCAACAAATACAGGTTTTAATACCAAAGTGTCTGGTGTAACCAATGATTATTCTAAAACTGCCGGAAGTGATGTAGTGGTTATTACATCAGGAATTCCAAGAAAACCAGGAATGACTCGTGAAGAATTAATAGGTATAAATGCAGGGATTGTAAAAACAGTTGCTGAAAATGTATTGAAACATTCTCCAAATACTATAATAGTGGTAGTTTCTAACCCAATGGATACTATGACATATTTAGCTTTAAAAGCTACAGGATTACCAAAAAACAGAATTATAGGTATGGGCGGAGCTTTAGATAGTTCTCGTTTTAGAACCTATCTTTCTTTGGCTCTTGATAAACCTGCAAATGATATCTCGGCAATGGTTATTGGCGGACATGGTGATACAACTATGATTCCTTTAACACGTTTGGCATCATATAACGGAATTCCGGTAACAGAATTTCTTTCTGAAGAAGCTTTACAAAAAGTAGCTGCAGATACTATGGTAGGAGGAGCAACTCTTACAGGTCTTTTAGGGACATCAGCTTGGTATGCGCCAGGAGCTTCTGTTGCTTATTTGGTTGACAGTATCCTGAATGATCAAAAGAAAATGATTGCTTGTTCAGTTTTTGTAGAAGGAGAGTACGGACAAAATGATATATGTATAGGAGTGCCTTGTATTATAGGTAAAAACGGAGTAGAAGAAATTTTAGACATCAAATTAAACGATCAGGAAAAAGCATTATTTGCTAAAAGTGCTGATGCAGTTCGTAGCATGAATGATGCGCTGAAATCGATTTTAGTATAACGAATTTCGAAAAAAAAGGAGAAGACTGCACTTTTGCAGTCTTTTTTTTAAGATTAATTAATAAATAAATTGGTTAATCTTTTCGTTAATTATATATTTGCTCGGTTTAAAAAAAATGTTGTAATTCGTGATCTCGATTTTTTAGTTTTAAAATCTCATGTCAGGGCTTATTTTATGGGACTTTAAAACAAAAAACAAACAATAAAACATAATTAATTTTTAGTAATAATGCAGAATAAAGGACTTATTAAATTTTTCGCAATTCTATTTGCATTGGTAAGTATTTACCAACTTTCGTTCACTTTTGTGGCAAACAGTGTCAAAAGTGAGGCTAAAGCTTTTGCAGGAGACAATCCTGATAAAGAGCTAAAATATTTAGATTCTATTGGTAAAGTAAAAGTTTACAATCTTGGTTTCACGGATTTTACTTATAATGAAGTAAAAAACAAACAACTAAACAAAGGTCTTGACTTAGAAGGAGGAATCAACGTGATTCTTCAAATTTCTATTAAAGATGTTTTAAAAGGATTGTCAAACAATTCTAAAGATCCGGTATTTAATAAATCATTAGCTGATGCAAGTGCAGATTTAGAAGGAAACAAAACCTATTTAAAAAAGTTCTTTGAAGCTTTTGATGCGAATTCAAAAGGAACTGTGAAGTTAGCTTCACCAGATATTTTTGCAAACAGAAGTTTACAAGGAGAAGGTGGTGTTGATAACAAAATGACTGATTCTGAAGTTCAAAAAGTAATCAAAAGAAAAGTTGATGAGTCTGTTGAAAGTGCTTACAAAGTATTAAGAGAGCGTATCGACAAATTTGGTGTTACACAACCAAACATTCAAAAATTAGGAGAAACAGGAAGAATCTTAGTAGAGCTTCCAGGTGCTAAAGATGTTGATAGAGTTAAAAAATTATTAGGTGGAAAAGCTCAATTAGAGTTCTGGGAAACTTATAAAATTGAAGAAGTTGGAAACTTTTTAGTAGCAGCTAACGAAGCGCTTAAAAAGACTGAAATCAAAAAAACAGAAACTAAAACTGTTGCTAAAGATTCATTGAATGCTTTATTGACTGATGCTAAAGATTCTGTTGAGACTAAAAAAGGAAACAATCCATTATTTGACAAAATGATTGGTCAGGGTGGTGGACCAGTTTTAGGTTACTTCGCTCCAAAAGATACTGCTGTTATCAATGGATATTTAAAAAGACAAGATATTAGAATCTTATTAGGTGCTGACCAACACAATGCAAAATTTGTTTGGAGTAAACCAACTACTATTAAAGATGCTAAACAAAAAGAGATTGAAGCAGTAGAATTATATGCTTTAAAAGGAAACAGAGATAATACTCCTGCTATGGCTGGTAGTGTTGTTACTGATGCAAAAGATACTTTTGACCAATTAGGAAAACCAGCTGTTTCTATGCAAATGAACAGCCAAGGTGCTAAAATCTGGGAAGAATTAACTGGAAAAGCTTTTTCTCAAAAAAGTTATATTGCTATTGTTCTTGATGACGTAGTTTACTCTGCTCCTGGAGTAACTAGCGGACCAATTGCTGGAGGAAGATCTGAAATAACAGGTTCTTTTGATGTTGCTGAAACTAAAGATTTAGCTAATATTTTAAATGCAGGTAAATTACCGGCTTCTGCAGATATTATTCAGTCAACAGTTGTTGGACCATCTTTAGGTCAGGCTGCAATTGATGCTGGAACAACTTCATCTATAATAGGATTTTTATTAGTTTGTTTATGGATGGTATTCTATTATGGTAAAGCAGGTTGGTATGCTAACCTTGCATTATTATTAAACTTACTTTTCTTATTCGGAATTATGGCAAGTTTTGGTTTTGTATTAACATTACCAGGTATTGCAGGTATCGTATTAACATTAGGTACGGCGGTAGATGCGAACATTATTATATTTGAAAGGGCAAAAGAAGAATTGCGTGAAGGTAAATCATTAGCTGAAGCTGTTGTAGCATCTTACGGATGGCACGGTGCAATGCGTTCTATTATTGATGCAAACGTTACTCACGTTTTAACTGGAGCTATCTTGTTTACTTTTGGAACAGGA
It encodes the following:
- the secDF gene encoding protein translocase subunit SecDF, yielding MQNKGLIKFFAILFALVSIYQLSFTFVANSVKSEAKAFAGDNPDKELKYLDSIGKVKVYNLGFTDFTYNEVKNKQLNKGLDLEGGINVILQISIKDVLKGLSNNSKDPVFNKSLADASADLEGNKTYLKKFFEAFDANSKGTVKLASPDIFANRSLQGEGGVDNKMTDSEVQKVIKRKVDESVESAYKVLRERIDKFGVTQPNIQKLGETGRILVELPGAKDVDRVKKLLGGKAQLEFWETYKIEEVGNFLVAANEALKKTEIKKTETKTVAKDSLNALLTDAKDSVETKKGNNPLFDKMIGQGGGPVLGYFAPKDTAVINGYLKRQDIRILLGADQHNAKFVWSKPTTIKDAKQKEIEAVELYALKGNRDNTPAMAGSVVTDAKDTFDQLGKPAVSMQMNSQGAKIWEELTGKAFSQKSYIAIVLDDVVYSAPGVTSGPIAGGRSEITGSFDVAETKDLANILNAGKLPASADIIQSTVVGPSLGQAAIDAGTTSSIIGFLLVCLWMVFYYGKAGWYANLALLLNLLFLFGIMASFGFVLTLPGIAGIVLTLGTAVDANIIIFERAKEELREGKSLAEAVVASYGWHGAMRSIIDANVTHVLTGAILFTFGTGPIKGFALTLLIGIVTSLFTSIFIARIFIDKNIAGKGDLTFSTNITKNWFTNFHFDFIKIKKFTYIFSSIVVVVSLISIFFVNGLDEGVDFVGGRTFQVKFEKPIDATVVSDELSAAFGTPVEAKILGDDDQLKITTKYKIKEDGVAIDEEVNRKLYDALAKYFPNVTYDKFTNTFDGKKVGVLQSSKVGASISEDIKTNSYWAVLGAMAVIFLYLMISFRKWQYSLGAIAAVAHDVIFVLGIYSLCYKFMPFHMEMDQHFIAAILTVIGYSMNDTVIVFDRIREFIIGNRKGSFENIVNASINTTLSRTLNTSLMMIIVLLTMFVFGGESIRGFIFAMLIGIVVGTYSSLFIATPVLVDTISKDDKHTIEDKHNKAA
- the gyrB gene encoding DNA topoisomerase (ATP-hydrolyzing) subunit B — its product is MSEEIKKNNYSADSIQALEGMEHVRMRPSMYIGDVGVRGLHHLVYEVVDNSIDEAMGGHCDTIGVAINEDGSVTVEDNGRGIPVDLHKKEGVSALEVVMTKIGAGGKFDKDSYKVSGGLHGVGVSVVNALSVHMKSTVFRDGKIYEQEYERGKSLYPVKQIGETEKRGTRQTFYPDDTIFTQTTEFSYDTLSARMRELSFLNKGITITFTDKREVDDKGEFKVEVFHSDEGLKEYIRYLDGNREPIISHVISMDNEKGEIPVEVALIYNTSYTENIFSYVNNINTHEGGTHLQGFRSGLTRTLKKYADASGMLDKLKFEIAGDDFREGLTAIISVKVAEPQFEGQTKTKLGNREVVSPVSQAVGEMLENYLEENPNDARIIIQKVILAAQARHAAKKAREMVQRKTVMGGGGLPGKLSDCSEQDPARCEVYLVEGDSAGGTAKQGRDRNFQAILPLRGKILNVEKAMHHKVFENEEIRNIFTALGVTVGTAEDSKALNLEKLRYHKVIIMCDADVDGSHISTLILTFFFRFMKELIEEGHVYIAAPPLYLVKKGNKKEYAWNDVQRDQANERMGGSAAIQRYKGLGEMNAEQLWETTMDPNFRTLRQVTIDSLAEADRVFSMLMGDEVPPRREFIEKNAVYANIDA
- the mdh gene encoding malate dehydrogenase; protein product: MKVTIVGAGNVGATCADVISYRGIASEVVLLDIKEGFAEGKALDIMQCATNTGFNTKVSGVTNDYSKTAGSDVVVITSGIPRKPGMTREELIGINAGIVKTVAENVLKHSPNTIIVVVSNPMDTMTYLALKATGLPKNRIIGMGGALDSSRFRTYLSLALDKPANDISAMVIGGHGDTTMIPLTRLASYNGIPVTEFLSEEALQKVAADTMVGGATLTGLLGTSAWYAPGASVAYLVDSILNDQKKMIACSVFVEGEYGQNDICIGVPCIIGKNGVEEILDIKLNDQEKALFAKSADAVRSMNDALKSILV